The proteins below come from a single Juglans regia cultivar Chandler chromosome 12, Walnut 2.0, whole genome shotgun sequence genomic window:
- the LOC108982146 gene encoding pentatricopeptide repeat-containing protein At1g05600 isoform X2, with translation MNVRWPRLLTPTHLSQIIRNQKNPSTALQIFREAKHKYPNYHHNGPVYATMIEILGNAGWISEMKEVIERMKEDSCECKDAVFVNAIKTYAKAGLPNEAVSLFNSIPQFNCVNKTESFNTLLQIMVNESKLEAAHRLFLESSYGWEVKSRIPSLNLLMEALCRKRRSDLALEIFLEMNYQGCCPNRESHRILMKGLCEDGRLNEATHLLYSMFWRISQKGSGEDIVIYRILLEALCDDGQVEKAVEILGKILRKGLKAPKRCFRQFDLSRFSAGEDIESTKNLINEALIRGGTPSLAGYSAMAVDLYNEDKVSDANNVLAEMQERGFRPTHLIYEAKIAAVCSRANVDEALKVIEKEMVVANCVPNVRVYNIVLKGLCNERKSTLAVGYLKNMARQVGCTADKETYSILISGLCGESRQYEAVMWLEEMISQGMRPESSVWHSLVASVCFNMADIDMFFDSFN, from the exons ATGAATGTGAGATGGCCGAGGCTTCTGACACCTACGCATCTTTCTCAGATTATACGGAATCAGAAAAACCCATCAACAGCGCTCCAAATCTTTAGGGAAGCCAAACACAAGTATCCCAATTACCATCATAATGGTCCAGTCTATGCCACCATGATTGAAATCCTGGGAAACGCAGGCTGGATAAGTGAGATGAAAGAGGTGATTGAGCGGATGAAAGAAGACTCGTGTGAGTGCAAGGATGCAGTATTTGTTAATGCAATCAAAACCTATGCCAAAGCTGGATTGCCAAATGAGGCGGTTTCTCTTTTTAACAGCATTCCTCAGTTCAACTGCGTGAATAAGACAGAGTCTTTCAATACCCTTCTGCAGATAATGGTGAATGAATCTAAGCTTGAAGCTGCTCACCGTCTGTTCTTAGAGAGTTCTTATGGTTGGGAAGTGAAGTCTCGGATTCCGTCCTTGAACTTGCTTATGGAAGCTCTATGCCGGAAGCGTCGTTCTGATCTTgctttagaaatttttttagagatgaaCTATCAAGGTTGCTGCCCAAATAGGGAAAGCCACCGTATCctaatgaaaggattgtgtgaggACGGAAGGCTAAATGAGGCAACCCATTTGTTGTACTCAATGTTTTGGAGGATCTCTCAGAAGGGTAGTGGCGAGGATATTGTAATCTACAGAATCTTGTTAGAAGCTCTATGTGATGATGGGCAAGTTGAAAAGGCTGTGGAAATTCTAGGCAAGATCTTAAGGAAGGGGCTAAAGGCTCCTAAGAGATGTTTTCGCCAATTTGATCTCAGTCGGTTCAGTGCCGGTGAAGATATCGAAAGCACCAAGAATTTGATTAATGAAGCGTTGATCAGAGGTGGGACCCCCAGCTTGGCTGGTTATAGTGCTATGGCTGTTGATCTGTACAATGAAGATAAGGTTAGTGATGCTAACAACGTGCTCGCTGAAATGCAAGAAAGAGGCTTTAGGCCAACACACTTGATTTATGAAGCGAAGATAGCAGCAGTATGTAGCAGAGCCAATGTTGATGAAGCATTGAAGGTAATTGAGAAGGAAATGGTGGTGGCTAATTGTGTACCAAATGTTAGAGTTTACAATATTGTACTGAAAGGGCTTTGTAATGAAAGGAAATCAACCCTTGCTGTTGGGTATTTGAAGAATATGGCCAGACAGGTGGGTTGCACTGCTGATAAGGAAACATATAGCATTTTGATCAGTGGGCTGTGTGGTGAAAGTAG GCAATACGAAGCTGTTATGTGGTTGGAGGAGATGATTAGTCAGGGCATGCGGCCAGAATCCTCTGTATGGCACTCGTTGGTGGCATCTGTGTGCTTCAACATGGCTGACATTGATATGTTCTTTGACTCATTTAATTAA
- the LOC108982146 gene encoding pentatricopeptide repeat-containing protein At1g05600 isoform X1, translating into MNVRWPRLLTPTHLSQIIRNQKNPSTALQIFREAKHKYPNYHHNGPVYATMIEILGNAGWISEMKEVIERMKEDSCECKDAVFVNAIKTYAKAGLPNEAVSLFNSIPQFNCVNKTESFNTLLQIMVNESKLEAAHRLFLESSYGWEVKSRIPSLNLLMEALCRKRRSDLALEIFLEMNYQGCCPNRESHRILMKGLCEDGRLNEATHLLYSMFWRISQKGSGEDIVIYRILLEALCDDGQVEKAVEILGKILRKGLKAPKRCFRQFDLSRFSAGEDIESTKNLINEALIRGGTPSLAGYSAMAVDLYNEDKVSDANNVLAEMQERGFRPTHLIYEAKIAAVCSRANVDEALKVIEKEMVVANCVPNVRVYNIVLKGLCNERKSTLAVGYLKNMARQVGCTADKETYSILISGLCGESRYGEASQVLEEMLIKSFWPGADTYNVLIKGLCSVGRQYEAVMWLEEMISQGMRPESSVWHSLVASVCFNMADIDMFFDSFN; encoded by the coding sequence ATGAATGTGAGATGGCCGAGGCTTCTGACACCTACGCATCTTTCTCAGATTATACGGAATCAGAAAAACCCATCAACAGCGCTCCAAATCTTTAGGGAAGCCAAACACAAGTATCCCAATTACCATCATAATGGTCCAGTCTATGCCACCATGATTGAAATCCTGGGAAACGCAGGCTGGATAAGTGAGATGAAAGAGGTGATTGAGCGGATGAAAGAAGACTCGTGTGAGTGCAAGGATGCAGTATTTGTTAATGCAATCAAAACCTATGCCAAAGCTGGATTGCCAAATGAGGCGGTTTCTCTTTTTAACAGCATTCCTCAGTTCAACTGCGTGAATAAGACAGAGTCTTTCAATACCCTTCTGCAGATAATGGTGAATGAATCTAAGCTTGAAGCTGCTCACCGTCTGTTCTTAGAGAGTTCTTATGGTTGGGAAGTGAAGTCTCGGATTCCGTCCTTGAACTTGCTTATGGAAGCTCTATGCCGGAAGCGTCGTTCTGATCTTgctttagaaatttttttagagatgaaCTATCAAGGTTGCTGCCCAAATAGGGAAAGCCACCGTATCctaatgaaaggattgtgtgaggACGGAAGGCTAAATGAGGCAACCCATTTGTTGTACTCAATGTTTTGGAGGATCTCTCAGAAGGGTAGTGGCGAGGATATTGTAATCTACAGAATCTTGTTAGAAGCTCTATGTGATGATGGGCAAGTTGAAAAGGCTGTGGAAATTCTAGGCAAGATCTTAAGGAAGGGGCTAAAGGCTCCTAAGAGATGTTTTCGCCAATTTGATCTCAGTCGGTTCAGTGCCGGTGAAGATATCGAAAGCACCAAGAATTTGATTAATGAAGCGTTGATCAGAGGTGGGACCCCCAGCTTGGCTGGTTATAGTGCTATGGCTGTTGATCTGTACAATGAAGATAAGGTTAGTGATGCTAACAACGTGCTCGCTGAAATGCAAGAAAGAGGCTTTAGGCCAACACACTTGATTTATGAAGCGAAGATAGCAGCAGTATGTAGCAGAGCCAATGTTGATGAAGCATTGAAGGTAATTGAGAAGGAAATGGTGGTGGCTAATTGTGTACCAAATGTTAGAGTTTACAATATTGTACTGAAAGGGCTTTGTAATGAAAGGAAATCAACCCTTGCTGTTGGGTATTTGAAGAATATGGCCAGACAGGTGGGTTGCACTGCTGATAAGGAAACATATAGCATTTTGATCAGTGGGCTGTGTGGTGAAAGTAGGTATGGTGAGGCAAGTCAAGTTTTGGAGGAGATGTTAATCAAATCATTTTGGCCTGGTGCTGACACTTATAATGTACTTATCAAAGGTCTTTGCTCTGTGGGCAGGCAATACGAAGCTGTTATGTGGTTGGAGGAGATGATTAGTCAGGGCATGCGGCCAGAATCCTCTGTATGGCACTCGTTGGTGGCATCTGTGTGCTTCAACATGGCTGACATTGATATGTTCTTTGACTCATTTAATTAA
- the LOC108982146 gene encoding pentatricopeptide repeat-containing protein At1g05600 isoform X3, with amino-acid sequence MNVRWPRLLTPTHLSQIIRNQKNPSTALQIFREAKHKYPNYHHNGPVYATMIEILGNAGWISEMKEVIERMKEDSCECKDAVFVNAIKTYAKAGLPNEAVSLFNSIPQFNCVNKTESFNTLLQIMVNESKLEAAHRLFLESSYGWEVKSRIPSLNLLMEALCRKRRSDLALEIFLEMNYQGCCPNRESHRILMKGLCEDGRLNEATHLLYSMFWRISQKGSGEDIVIYRILLEALCDDGQVEKAVEILGKILRKGLKAPKRCFRQFDLSRFSAGEDIESTKNLINEALIRGGTPSLAGYSAMAVDLYNEDKVSDANNVLAEMQERGFRPTHLIYEAKIAAVCSRANVDEALKVIEKEMVVANCVPNVRVYNIVLKGLCNERKSTLAVGYLKNMARQVGCTADKETYSILISGLCGESRYGEAIRSCYVVGGDD; translated from the exons ATGAATGTGAGATGGCCGAGGCTTCTGACACCTACGCATCTTTCTCAGATTATACGGAATCAGAAAAACCCATCAACAGCGCTCCAAATCTTTAGGGAAGCCAAACACAAGTATCCCAATTACCATCATAATGGTCCAGTCTATGCCACCATGATTGAAATCCTGGGAAACGCAGGCTGGATAAGTGAGATGAAAGAGGTGATTGAGCGGATGAAAGAAGACTCGTGTGAGTGCAAGGATGCAGTATTTGTTAATGCAATCAAAACCTATGCCAAAGCTGGATTGCCAAATGAGGCGGTTTCTCTTTTTAACAGCATTCCTCAGTTCAACTGCGTGAATAAGACAGAGTCTTTCAATACCCTTCTGCAGATAATGGTGAATGAATCTAAGCTTGAAGCTGCTCACCGTCTGTTCTTAGAGAGTTCTTATGGTTGGGAAGTGAAGTCTCGGATTCCGTCCTTGAACTTGCTTATGGAAGCTCTATGCCGGAAGCGTCGTTCTGATCTTgctttagaaatttttttagagatgaaCTATCAAGGTTGCTGCCCAAATAGGGAAAGCCACCGTATCctaatgaaaggattgtgtgaggACGGAAGGCTAAATGAGGCAACCCATTTGTTGTACTCAATGTTTTGGAGGATCTCTCAGAAGGGTAGTGGCGAGGATATTGTAATCTACAGAATCTTGTTAGAAGCTCTATGTGATGATGGGCAAGTTGAAAAGGCTGTGGAAATTCTAGGCAAGATCTTAAGGAAGGGGCTAAAGGCTCCTAAGAGATGTTTTCGCCAATTTGATCTCAGTCGGTTCAGTGCCGGTGAAGATATCGAAAGCACCAAGAATTTGATTAATGAAGCGTTGATCAGAGGTGGGACCCCCAGCTTGGCTGGTTATAGTGCTATGGCTGTTGATCTGTACAATGAAGATAAGGTTAGTGATGCTAACAACGTGCTCGCTGAAATGCAAGAAAGAGGCTTTAGGCCAACACACTTGATTTATGAAGCGAAGATAGCAGCAGTATGTAGCAGAGCCAATGTTGATGAAGCATTGAAGGTAATTGAGAAGGAAATGGTGGTGGCTAATTGTGTACCAAATGTTAGAGTTTACAATATTGTACTGAAAGGGCTTTGTAATGAAAGGAAATCAACCCTTGCTGTTGGGTATTTGAAGAATATGGCCAGACAGGTGGGTTGCACTGCTGATAAGGAAACATATAGCATTTTGATCAGTGGGCTGTGTGGTGAAAGTAGGTATGGTGAG GCAATACGAAGCTGTTATGTGGTTGGAGGAGATGATTAG